The Triticum aestivum cultivar Chinese Spring chromosome 7B, IWGSC CS RefSeq v2.1, whole genome shotgun sequence genome window below encodes:
- the LOC123160178 gene encoding protein DETOXIFICATION 34, protein MGTGGDDAAAVRTAGEAARMVWEESRRLWGIGTPIAIATLSLFAVSSVTTAFVGHLGNLPLAAASIGLSVFSTFSFGFLLGMGSALETLCGQAFGAGQVAMLGVYLQRSWIVLIAASLLMVPFYALAEPLLLAIGQDAAVAREAARFALRILPGALSFAVNFPTAKFLQAQRKVLVLAWVGVAGLGFHAALTYLLVAVLGRGLPGAAAAYDVSLWAIALAQAAYIVGWCRDGWRGWSAAAFSDMWAFVRLSLESAVMLCLEIWYIGMITVLTGHLQGAQIAVDSLGICMNVNGWEGMIFIGLNAAISVRVSNELGSGRPRAAKHAVMVVVGESLLIGLLCMALVLVFRDSFSVIYTTDSELQHAVSRIAGLLGLTMVLNSVQPVLSGVAIGGGWQGLVAYINLGCYYIFGLPLGYLLGYKFSYGVGGIWAGMLCGIALQTLILIFIVWRTDWNAEAALASSRVRKWGGADVTKPLLE, encoded by the exons ATGGGGACCGGCGGCGACGACGCGGCGGCGGTGCGCACCGCGGGGGAGGCGGCGCGGATGGTCTGGGAGGAGTCGCGGCGCCTGTGGGGCATCGGCACGCCCATCGCCATCGCCACGCTCAGCCTCTTCGCCGTCAGCTCCGTCACCACCGCCTTCGTCGGCCACCTCGGCAACctgcccctcgccgccgcctccatagGCCTCTCCGTCTTCTCCACCTTCTCCTTCGGATTCCTC CTGGGCATGGGGAGCGCGCTGGAGACGCTGTGCGGGCAGGCGTTCGGCGCCGGCCAGGTGGCCATGCTGGGCGTCTACCTGCAGCGCTCCTGGATCGTGCTCATCGCCGCCTCCCTCCTCATGGTGCCCTTCTACGCCCTCGCCGAGCCGCTGctcctcgccatcggccaggacgCCGCCGTGGCGCGCGAGGCGGCGCGGTTCGCGCTCCGCATCCTGCCCGGCGCGCTCTCCTTCGCCGTCAACTTCCCCACCGCCAAGTTCCTGCAGGCGCAGCGCAAGGTGCTGGTGCTGGCCTGGGTCGGCGTGGCCGGGCTCGGCTTCCACGCCGCGCTCACCTAcctcctcgtcgccgtcctcggccggggcctccccggcgccgccgccgcctacgACGTCTCGCTCTGGGCCATCGCGCTCGCCCAGGCCGCCTACATCGTCGGCTGGTGCCGGGACGGCTGGCGGGGCTGGTCCGCGGCCGCGTTCAGCGACATGTGGGCCTTCGTCCGCCTCTCGCTCGAGTCCGCCGTCATGCTCTGCCTCGAGATCTGGTACATCGGCATGATCACCGTCCTCACCGGCCACCTCCAGGGCGCCCAGATCGCCGTCGACTCCCTCGGCATCTG CATGAATGTGAACGGATGGGAGGGCATGATCTTCATCGGCCTCAACGCCGCCATCAGCGTTCGGGTGTCCAACGAGCTGGGCTCCGGCCGGCCGAGGGCGGCGAAGCACGCGGTCATGGTCGTCGTCGGCGAGTCGCTGCTCATCGGGCTGCTCTGCATGGCCCTCGTGCTCGTCTTCAGGGACAGCTTCTCCGTCATCTACACCACCGACTCGGAGCTCCAGCACGCCGTCTCCAGGATCGCGGGGCTGCTCGGCCTCACCATGGTGCTCAACAGCGTGCAGCCCGTGCTTTCAG GGGTCGCCATTGGAGGAGGGTGGCAGGGCCTTGTCGCATACATCAACCTGGGCTGTTACTACATCTTCGGGCTGCCACTGGGGTATCTTCTCGGCTACAAGTTCAGCTACGGAGTTGGG GGGATTTGGGCCGGCATGCTTTGTGGGATTGCACTTCAGACACTGATTTTGATCTTCATAGTGTGGAGAACGGATTGGAACGCAGAG